GGAAGCGCGAAAAAGCGCGCAAGAGACTGCCCTCCTTTCCGCACGGTGTTTAGTAACTTGCGCCATCTTTTGGAAACGTAACAAACTAATGTTACAAATAAAACATTTTGAAGTTAAAAATAAAGCATTCAGCGCTGAATTTGGGATACGTATAAACAAAAAAggcatcaaaataaaaaaaataggtaGTATTCGTTAAAGTTCGCACATGCACAAATAGAACTACAACTACTATTTCTCATTGTCTCATTATTACAAAAATATAAAGCACTAATGTTTATATTTAAGTATTTTTGCGTAAAGATTTGTATTATTATTGTTACAATTTAAGCAACAGTTGTAAATTTTTAACTCTTTGACAGAGTCCTCTAGCCACATAACGCGATAAACAAACATAAACTGGGTGCGTCGTCCTTGTTCGTGCAGTGGTATTCTCGAAAAGCAAGCAAAATGAAAGCAGCGCTGAAAGAGGACCTGAGTTTTCTGATAAAGGTACACATTTCCTGACGAAGCCTTCCGCCTTAGCGGAACAAACACACCCTGAATTCTTGCCTCGCTGCCTCGGCGCAACGCCGAGGGCCGCTTTCCCACCCCTGCGCGCGCGCTGAAAGCGTTCGCGAGCGAGTGTGTGTCTACGAGAAAGTGCCAAACAAAGAACGAGTTATACAGCGGGACCGCCGATCACAAACAAGCGTCGTTGGTTCGCTAGTGGCGCGGCGCCCATCCTCCTACGCCCCATGACAGCGCTAGGCCTATCGGCGCTGCTGCGTCGCTGCTTGGCATTCCCGAGCGCTTCAGTAATCGGAGGCGAGGCGttgccgccgcagcagcagcagtagtgaGTGTGTGACTCGTCATCGGCGCGTTACGGCGGTGGAGGAGCCACTCCGCCAGGGCATGCCGTGAGAGGGCGGCGAAAAAAAGATGCGCGTCGCGACGGCCTCCTCAGCAACGGGAGCGACGACAACGGTGACGATACCTGCTACGGCAGTGAGAGGCCTGCGAACGCCAATATGCCGTTCCGACTCAAACTCAAGAAGAGCAAGCACTACAGCGTCGTCTCCAAGAGCCTGTGCGTCATCGCCGTCAAGCTTCTCGAGAACGCGACGGTCGAATGCATCGTCTCCTCTCGGACAGTGGGTCGCGAGTGCCTGCAGAATGTGTGCCAGCGACTGCAGATCACGCAACCCGAGTACTTCGGCCTGCGATACCAGACGCGAGACGGCCAGCAGCGATGGGTGGACCTGGAGCGGCCGCTCAAGAAGCAGCTCGAcaagcacggcgcagcgtcgtcgcgcgaaagcggcggcggctgctgcagcCTACAGCTGGGCGTCATGTTCTACGTTCCGGACGCCGCGCAGGCTCGCCGCCTTCTGCAGAGTGACGTGACGCGCTACTATTACTTCTCGCAGCTCAAGAGCGACGTCATCGAGGGCAAGCTGCCGTGCGACCGGCGTGAGGCGATCCGGCTGGCTAGCTACAGCCTGCAGGCCGAGTTCGGCGACCATCGGCCCGAACACCACACCGCCGAGTACCTGCGCAACTTCGCCCTCTTTCCGAAGTCGGTGCTGCTCGCGTGCGCCAATGAAGAGGAGGAGGCGGCGCTGCTCGACGAGATAGTGAACGCCCACAGAAGTCTGCAGGGTTTGGATCACGCGACCGCGGAGCTCTACTACATACAGGCCGTGCAGAGGCTTGAAGGGTACGGCGAAGAGCGCTTCGAAGTCCGCGACGCCTCTGGCGTCGACATGGTTCTCGGCGTGTCGGTGCAGGGAGTGACCGCGCGACATGTGCGCCGGAGCTTCGAGCAGGATAACTCGCAGGCTGCAGCGCACACTTCCACCCAAGAGCAGCAGCTCCCACATGTAGTGTACCATTGGAGTGAAATCGTGGACCTCATCCACCACAAACGTTGTTTCAAGATTGTTGGTCGCGACGCCGCGCACTCCGGCCAGTTCCACCTTGACGACGTCAGCACGGCAAAGTACATATGGAAGATGTGTGTGCAGCAACACGGGTTCTTTATGGGCATGCAGGAGACTGCGTCATCGCCGGGAGGCATGATGGGAGAGACGTACACGCGGGCGACAAGTGGTAGCGTTGGTGCTGGCGACAGCTTTCGTTGGGCATCTGTGCCAGATGTGGAAAACGCTAGTGGGGAACGAGGGACAGATGTTGGAGAGAGCCGTGAGTCACTTGACGAGCTGGGGGTTTACCACACTGAAACGCGAAACAGCGAGAATTACACATTTCCTGGTAGCACCAGTGAACTGGTCAACCCAAACCAGAACGGCTATGACCATCATCCAACCAACCCTCTGCCTGTCAGAGAGAATGCTGTTGCTTCCACGGAGCACATTCCTAGAATGGTGTCTAATGAAATCGGTCAGCAAGTCAACAGTATGCACCACTCGTATGTGAGCCTCCCACGTAGCTCTGAAAGTGCAACTGATCTGCGGCGAGCACTTCTGCCATCGTACCGACAGGCACCCGACTACGAAACTGCAGTGCTCACCAAATACGGAGTCACCAGCTGTAGCCTCAACGACCTTCCTCTCGAAACTCAACAGAATAGTCAAGTGTATCACCAGCAGCATCCTGCACTGACGACGTCGGCAGCGACAAATGAACTGGACTTGAGTTTGTCACGCTCTTGCAACCCTCTACTTCCACCGCTGTCTTACATGCATTATGGCAACTTTGCTGATTTGACTGAGCTTGGCGACTCCATGTCCTTTGGTGATCTTGCGAACAACAACAACCGCATTGATGGTGTTGCACATGGCAGAGCACCACCGCTCCTCGCTCCACCGTTGCACACATACAGCACTCCGGAGTTGACATCTCAGGGACTGTCGTACGAGGTCAATCCTGCACAGCTGTTTGCCAACATGCACCTGAACTATCAGTACAAGCCACCACCTCCATATCCGTATGGCCAACGTCCGAGTGCGAGCACACCAGATTTGACGCGCAACCATCACCAGCTTCGAGCAAGTGCAAGCCCAGATCTGGTGTCCCGTCGTCACCTCAGCCAGAGCACTATTCAGGGGTCGGAGCCAAATTTGCCACATTACCAGGCAGCCGTCAATGGTAACATGATGTCCGAGTCTCTGAGATCGATTGTGGAGCCTCCAAGGCCTGTGCTCCCAACCTATGTTCCAGTCGGAGAATCATGGAATGCGCAAGTATCTGGAGTTGCTCAGCCCCAGAGGATTCAGGTGTGTGTCAGCTCTCCGACGACGCGGGAAcaagtggcagcagcagcgaccaaGCCAGTAGATGCCACCCCTGTGCCGCCCCCGAGGAAGCAGGTGACTGAGGAAAAACGAGAGCCTCCAAGTCAAGAGGCATCGCCAGCACATCCACTGGGTCCCATGATGGTGGCAGCCATGAATGGTCTAACTCTGACAGTAGCCCAGCCAGACCAGCTGCTTACCGGTGACCAGAGCAGTGGGGATCAGGAGTCGCCATCAACCACCACGTCCAAAGAGTTACGGCCTGAGCAAATCCTTGAGAGCCGACTGGAGGATGGCCAGGTCTTCCTCGAGTTTGAACGCATTGCCAAGCGTAAGCCCAATGCTGACTTCACAACGGCACTGCTCTCGGAGAACACCTCTCGCAATCGCTTCAGCGATGTCCTTCCATACGAAGAGAACCGTGTACGACTGACTCCAACAGCTGACAACCGAACAGGCTATATTAATGCCTCCCATGTTTCCGCGAGCGTGGGGGATAGCCAGCGCTTCTACATAGCGGCGCAGGGACCCACGAGGGAGACTGCCAAAAGCTTCTGGCAGATGGTCTGGGAAAACCATGTGGGTGTGGTTGTAATGCTGACAGAAACTGAAGATGAACATGGCCGTGAGAAGTGCTTTCAGTACTGGCCTACAGCTGATGGTGATGACGCAGCACTGTCATTTGGCGAATACCGAGTCACTAGGAAGGGTGTCGTGTCTTCTGCAGTGGCTGTGACGACCTCACTGACTGTGAGCAGATCCCAAGGTGTCGCTTGCAGTCACCGAAACGTCTGGCATCTTCGGTATACAGACTGGCCTGACCATGGCACGCCAGGGGACATTCAGGGTTTCCTTGGTTTCATGGAGGAAGTGGACTCTGTGCGCAGGCTGGCCTCGGGTGACCAGCGTCTGCTGCGAGCACGCAACACACCCATGGTGGTCCATTGCACTGCAGGTGTGGGCAGGTCGGGTGTGGTGATTCTGTGCGACATCTTGCTCTTCTGTCTGGATCACAATGTTCCAGTGGACGTGCCGAGAGTGCTGAGCTCTGTTCGAATGCAGCGCATGCTCAGTGTACAGACTCTGGCACAGTACAAGTTTGTGTACCACGTGTTGATACGGTACCTACGGAATTCACGCCTCATATAAGCCCTTGCGCGGCGATTCTCGGGTATAATCATCGAATGCTGAAGAGACGAGCTGATGCTTTGGCATTACCAGCAAAACTGCTAGCGACTTTAGGCAGCTTGGTAGTCATCGAACGCATGATGCCTGTCCTCTACACCACCTGTGTTGTGTGATTCCTTGTCTGTGCCAGCGCCTGTCTAAAAACCCACACCAAGTGATGTCTGGCAACCACTGTAACTTTCAAGCAGTAGTGCGCTACCTACACACTGGCATCTTACGCAGATGAAATCGGGAACAAGCATGCTCTAAACGCATCAAAAGCCAGTGCTACATCTCCCTCTTTACGCAGCTGGAGTCTGCTCCAAGCGATAAAGTACTGTCAAGTCTTTCAAATGCACTTTGCAAAAAGAAATCAAAGGTTGTTGCCCAGATGCTGAAATCTACCACTGTTCACCACTGCAGTTGAATGTCGGTGTTCTACTTAGCTCCTACAAGACACGACTCTCTCTGCTTGTGTCAGTGAACTGTGCCATTGTTTTATGGATGGAAGGAAAGGTCTTCACTGTTTATACTTGTATGTAGATACCATCGTGGGGGGTTGTGAAGTGCCGACATCATGCACATGCAGACTTTGGCATTTCGCAACAGGAAAACCTCCAGTGCCTTTGATCAACAAGTTCAAGGACACTCGCTGACAAAATGTTTTCGGTTGACGAAGGCCTTTCAATAAGTGACCCACCAGGGGTATGACAGTTGCCGAGTGGTCGCATGTTGCCTTGGGAACTTTCTCACCACATGGGTCGATGTGCGTTGTTCGAGGCTCGCTCTGCCATGGTTTCTCGGAATGCCTCTGCCTACTGTTCGGCAAATCATGATGCACTCGGGTTTGGCAAGCAAGATTACGAGTACATTGACAAAGTTGCGGCGACGCACAGTGTTTGGTGGTCGAGCTATTCATGTGGGCCACATTGTTTCACTCTGGCCAGTGAATTACCCTGGGGGTCAGTTGAGGTTTGGTGCCTTGGCGTCGACATTTTGTTATCTGTTACATAAAGCCGAATAGCTGTAGTTGCACAAGTGGCCTTCCAGAGCTTTTcagcggaagcaaattattcgaAATCTCTGTCAGATACGTTGTAGGCACAGGCTGCCTTTGCAAGGAAGCATCATCACGGGTCTCTTAGCAGCGCTATACTGAACGTTATGTGAATGATCGCGACAGGTATAAATGGCTGGTCATGGTGCACTGCTGGCTCATCCATGCTTCAATTTCATGCAGAGGTAGCCTTAGAAGTGCAAGATTTATAATACCATGTTCGAGGGTAATGCTTGCCTCTATTGTCCAGGGTAAATCACAGCTACACATCATTTGGTACCGTAAACGTCTGCATATTTGTGAATGAAACAGTGGCACTGTCTGTCATTGTTATGGACATGTTTTGTCCAATATCATTGCAAATGACGCCTACTTCTGATTTATTCTGAATGAAATGGGCAATCGCTGCATTCGAACATTGCATTAAACAAAACACACTGCAAAATGCTACCTGCATGTGAAATTTGAGCTTGGACAATCTACCAGATTAGCTGAAAGAGTCCTTTATGACCatctactttatttatttatgctcTGTAGATGCTGTGCAAGCATTGATTACTTTTTGTGGAGCCTAGTACTCAAGTCTTCATCATTGAGAGTGCTAACTTAGTACTAGCTGCCTGCAGGTTTCTTGAAGCAGGAAAATGTATAAAAAGGAAATCGTTGCAGTCAAAACAGCggatcttgtttaatttgactgAACGTGTAAATCTGCATGCCATTCGCTGGGCCTTTGTGGACCTGTTGGTAATGTTTGAAAATGCGTGCTTgcttttttgcacttttttacATTGTTGGTTTCAGGCAGCAGAACTGGAAATGTGACGTAATTTGGTAAGTTGGTAACATGATAGCGAAAGAGTTAAAGAGCAAAATTGTGAACGTCGACCAGGTGACCTGGTTTTCAACTAGATAAGAGAGTACTGGTTTGTCCAATGCCATTGTGCTTTATAGATTGAGGCCAGAAGTATTCAAAATCGTGTTGAAGCATTCACTTCACTAGTAATGAAGTTAAGGGTAGTTGTGGACATATAACTGATATGAATTATGGCAGCTGATGCGCTGAATATATCTTGACCTTTTTTGTTATATCTACAGTTGGTCATTTTACTGTTTGTGTTGCTGATTATAGGCAagttgttggaagcatttttgaAGCGTTTTGGTTGTGAAAAAGTTAAAAACGAATGTGGGCATAGGCTGAATAACTGATGTTTATTTAGGCAGCTGATTTTCGTTTATGcctgtacattttttttaaacagttTTCTTTGTTGAAATGTGTATTAGAAGGCATCGAAAGCCGTGTTGTGTGGGCGGTGCACAAACGCTTATGTTATTGTTTTCTCTTTCTGTACTGAGCACACTGACACACCGTGCAATTTGTAGATGCAAATCTTCACTGCACAATCACATGCAAATAACCATTGTTAGCGCCCTCTTTCACCGGAGAGCTCACACGTCATGTGCCCGTCACTGTGTATGTCACTACCTTTTAACGTGAGCAATTGTGTGCACTTAACTTATTGTTAACATAACAGCGAGGAACGCCGATGACGATATTGACTGGTAGAGAGTCATGCCGAGCTTgctgttctatttcttttttttttcgtagcatCCGTCCACGGTGAGACTTGTTTGTTGACAACTGTTTACAACATGAACTGCTGAAGATGTAGAGGAATGTAGAACTATTTTTGGAACCTTTTTTGTGTTGCCTACCTTAAGGTGAATGCCTTGTTGCCACCGATAATAAAAGACAGCCGGTAACTATTCAAGAAAAGTTGTTTGTTTCGTTTTCTGACAACTTGGTAAGGTTTCCCGTCTTGGATGGGTTTTGATTGTGCTACTGTAGGACTGCAGAAAGGGAAGAGGGGGTTATGTGAGGGGAAATGGGTGTTGTGGAGAGGATAGTGCACACAGTTATCCGCTGCCAAGTGGACTGCTGTGCTCGGTCGGTGGCACAAAGGATGCCTTCCGCATTACATGTTCTGCAACCCTACTACACACAGCAAAAGGGAGATGTACATTTGCGATGAAGTTTAGACACAGCTGCAACTTTTGGCGTCACGCCAGCACTGGATTGCGAGGTGCAACTGTGCAACAGAAAAGAATGCTTCAACCAGACACGAGAAGACCGTCGAGAGGAATACTATAGGTTAAAAACGGCATAAATTTTACTTACTGTGACAGTtatcttcgatggtttctgcacaattttaaACCTGTTCAGCTTGCATGACACTGTTCGAAGTGGCACAAGGTGTGGTTTACAGAAAGCGTTGTATAAGGCTCGGAATAGTTATTGCACCATAAATGTGGCGCCGATGAGGCAACATACGCAGGTGGAAACTAGCGCCCACATACAGTAACTTACTTTTATATCACAATTTTCCATGCAGCATATAATTGTTACATAAATGTGTGAAGTCCTTGTGAAGCTGCATAAGTGGCCTGTAG
This region of Dermacentor silvarum isolate Dsil-2018 chromosome 5, BIME_Dsil_1.4, whole genome shotgun sequence genomic DNA includes:
- the LOC119453618 gene encoding tyrosine-protein phosphatase non-receptor type 21-like: MPFRLKLKKSKHYSVVSKSLCVIAVKLLENATVECIVSSRTVGRECLQNVCQRLQITQPEYFGLRYQTRDGQQRWVDLERPLKKQLDKHGAASSRESGGGCCSLQLGVMFYVPDAAQARRLLQSDVTRYYYFSQLKSDVIEGKLPCDRREAIRLASYSLQAEFGDHRPEHHTAEYLRNFALFPKSVLLACANEEEEAALLDEIVNAHRSLQGLDHATAELYYIQAVQRLEGYGEERFEVRDASGVDMVLGVSVQGVTARHVRRSFEQDNSQAAAHTSTQEQQLPHVVYHWSEIVDLIHHKRCFKIVGRDAAHSGQFHLDDVSTAKYIWKMCVQQHGFFMGMQETASSPGGMMGETYTRATSGSVGAGDSFRWASVPDVENASGERGTDVGESRESLDELGVYHTETRNSENYTFPGSTSELVNPNQNGYDHHPTNPLPVRENAVASTEHIPRMVSNEIGQQVNSMHHSYVSLPRSSESATDLRRALLPSYRQAPDYETAVLTKYGVTSCSLNDLPLETQQNSQVYHQQHPALTTSAATNELDLSLSRSCNPLLPPLSYMHYGNFADLTELGDSMSFGDLANNNNRIDGVAHGRAPPLLAPPLHTYSTPELTSQGLSYEVNPAQLFANMHLNYQYKPPPPYPYGQRPSASTPDLTRNHHQLRASASPDLVSRRHLSQSTIQGSEPNLPHYQAAVNGNMMSESLRSIVEPPRPVLPTYVPVGESWNAQVSGVAQPQRIQVCVSSPTTREQVAAAATKPVDATPVPPPRKQVTEEKREPPSQEASPAHPLGPMMVAAMNGLTLTVAQPDQLLTGDQSSGDQESPSTTTSKELRPEQILESRLEDGQVFLEFERIAKRKPNADFTTALLSENTSRNRFSDVLPYEENRVRLTPTADNRTGYINASHVSASVGDSQRFYIAAQGPTRETAKSFWQMVWENHVGVVVMLTETEDEHGREKCFQYWPTADGDDAALSFGEYRVTRKGVVSSAVAVTTSLTVSRSQGVACSHRNVWHLRYTDWPDHGTPGDIQGFLGFMEEVDSVRRLASGDQRLLRARNTPMVVHCTAGVGRSGVVILCDILLFCLDHNVPVDVPRVLSSVRMQRMLSVQTLAQYKFVYHVLIRYLRNSRLI